The following are from one region of the Ornithorhynchus anatinus isolate Pmale09 chromosome X1, mOrnAna1.pri.v4, whole genome shotgun sequence genome:
- the CCL25 gene encoding C-C motif chemokine 25 isoform X1, with the protein MKFQVLILLMVAYFHIGNSQGSYEDCCLSYHTRIDPRMLPHIRRYTIQRVNGSCNLHAVIFHFRRRKVLLCANPQEEWVKLAKKRVDERFRHSKKLQVGVTRTSLPHPRAMPHSPTTLQNSSQRGQG; encoded by the exons ATGAAATTCCAggtcctcattttgctgatggtGGCTTATTTCCACATTGGGAATAGCCAAG GTTCCTATGAAGATTGCTGCCTGTCTTACCACACGAGGATCGATCCACGCATGCTGCCACATATAAGGCGGTACACTATCCAGAGGGTGAATGGGAGCTGCAACTTGCATGCGGTGAT CTTTCACTTCCGGAGGCGTAAAGTACTTCTCTGCGCTAACCCTCAGGAGGAGTGGGTGAAATTGGCAAAGAAAAGAGTGGATGAGAGGTTCAGGCACTCGAAGAAACTCCAAG TAGGAGTGACCAGGACCAGTTTGCCCCATCCTCGTGCCATGCCTCACTCTCCCACCACTCTACAGAATTCCTCCCAGCGGGGGCAGG GGTAG
- the CCL25 gene encoding C-C motif chemokine 25 isoform X2, whose product MKFQVLILLMVAYFHIGNSQGSYEDCCLSYHTRIDPRMLPHIRRYTIQRVNGSCNLHAVIFHFRRRKVLLCANPQEEWVKLAKKRVDERFRHSKKLQGVTRTSLPHPRAMPHSPTTLQNSSQRGQG is encoded by the exons ATGAAATTCCAggtcctcattttgctgatggtGGCTTATTTCCACATTGGGAATAGCCAAG GTTCCTATGAAGATTGCTGCCTGTCTTACCACACGAGGATCGATCCACGCATGCTGCCACATATAAGGCGGTACACTATCCAGAGGGTGAATGGGAGCTGCAACTTGCATGCGGTGAT CTTTCACTTCCGGAGGCGTAAAGTACTTCTCTGCGCTAACCCTCAGGAGGAGTGGGTGAAATTGGCAAAGAAAAGAGTGGATGAGAGGTTCAGGCACTCGAAGAAACTCCAAG GAGTGACCAGGACCAGTTTGCCCCATCCTCGTGCCATGCCTCACTCTCCCACCACTCTACAGAATTCCTCCCAGCGGGGGCAGG GGTAG